The following proteins come from a genomic window of Populus nigra chromosome 6, ddPopNigr1.1, whole genome shotgun sequence:
- the LOC133698003 gene encoding V-type proton ATPase subunit G 1-like: MEANRGQNGIQLLLAVEQEAQHIVNAARNEKMARLKQAKEEADKEIAEFRAQMEAEFQRKLAESSGDSGANVKRLEQETEAKIGHLKKEAARISHDVVQMLLKHVTTVKN, from the exons ATGGAAGCCAACAGGGGTCAGAATGGAATTCAACTCTTACTTGCTGTAGAGCAAGAAGCTCAGCATATTGTCAATGCTGCTAGAAATG AAAAAATGGCTAGACTGAAACAAGCCAAAGAAGAGGCTGACAAGGAGATTGCTGAATTTCGTGCTCAAATGGAAGCTGAATTTCAGAGGAAGCTTGCTGAG AGCAGCGGTGACTCTGGCGCTAATGTGAAGCGGTTGGAGCAAGAAACTGAGGCAAAGATTGGTCACCTGAAGAAAGAGGCCGCAAGGATCTCCCATGATGTTGTACAGATGCTTCTGAAGCATGTTACAACTGTGAAAAACTAG
- the LOC133698002 gene encoding protein disulfide isomerase-like 1-3 produces the protein MSQTWLHIFYLFNSILLIFSIFYITRIFELLFFKEVNDYNDLTMIPEPFIPMPPVDCKNEKSLFDEKDVVVLTQNNFSEFVAANQYVMLNLYAPWCVWSQRLAPEYAAAGTMLKGEAVFAKIDATNEIELGKMFKIKEYPTMYLLVNGGVQMVTYDLTDERTSDAITTWVRQKMSLAVQNVTTIEAAERILAARSVLVMGFFGTLEGSDSEELAAVAKQHIDVNFYQTANAEVARLFQIDPQIKPPALVMLKLKWMTRNHNHFGFDCQFTRSEISNFVSESKLPSVITFSEEDAPNIFKNPMKHCGFLLLHILRRC, from the exons ATGTCACAAACATGGTTACACATCTTCTAtctcttcaattcaatccttctTATTTTCTCCATCTTTTACATTACACGAATCTTTGAACTTCTATTCTTTAAAGAAGTCAACGACTATAATGATCTCACCATGATACCAGAACCATTCATCCCAATGCCACCGGTCGATTGTAAGAATGAGAAATCTTTATTTGATGAGAAGGATGTGGTGGTGCTGACGCAAAATAATTTCAGCGAATTTGTTGCTGCAAATCAATATGTGATGTTGAATTTGTATGCTCCATGGTGTGTTTGGAGTCAGAGGTTAGCCCCAGAATACGCTGCTGCTGGTACCATGCTAAAAGGTGAGGCTGTTTTTGCAAAAATAGATGCTACCAACGAAATAGAATTGGGGAAGATGTTCAAGATTAAGGAGTATCCTACAATGTATTTATTAGTCAACGGAGGAGTTCAAATGGTTACGTATGATTTAACTGATGAAAGGACTAG TGATGCTATTACAACTTGGGTGAGGCAGAAGATGAGCCTTGCTGTCCAAAACGTGACAACAATTGAGGCGGCTGAGAGAATATTGGCAGCAAGATCTGTTTTAGTGATGGGATTCTTCGGTACTTTAGAG GGTTCTGACAGCGAGGAGCTTGCTGCGGTGGCAAAGCAGCATATTGATGTCAACTTCTATCAAACTGCTAATGCTGAGGTTGCAAGGCTTTTCCAAATCGACCCACAAATCAAACCACCTGCCTTGGTCATGCTGAAGCTGAAGTGGATGACAAGAAATCATAACCATTTTGGTTTTG ATTGTCAATTCACTAGATCAGAAATATCAAACTTTGTATCCGAAAGTAAACTTCCTTCGGTGATCACTTTCTCAGAAGAAGATGCTCCCAACATATTCAAAAATCCTATGAAACA CTGTGGCTTTTTGCTGCTACATATCCTAAGGAGGTGTTAG
- the LOC133695920 gene encoding caffeoylshikimate esterase-like, translating into MVVQHPVAEANEQSPFGTLSPTEFYAKHRVTHSSEYITNSRGFKLFTQWWTPLPPNKTIGCVAVVHGFTGESSWFIQLTSILFAKKGFSVCAIDHQGHGFSDGLDNLMYHIPDINPVVEDCMQYFKTFRENHAPDLPAFLYSESLGGAIALYITLREKGAWDGLILNGAMCGISAKFKPPWPLEHLLFVVAAVVPTWRVVPTRGSLPEVSFKEEWKAKLAFASPKRVAMRPRAATAFELIRVCKELQGRFGEVDVPLLVVHGGDDMVCDPACAKELFERAASTDRTLKIYPGMWHQLVGESEENVNLVFGDIVEWLENRAKRGGVATDGDA; encoded by the coding sequence ATGGTGGTGCAGCACCCAGTGGCGGAAGCTAACGAGCAAAGCCCGTTTGGAACCCTTTCCCCCACTGAATTCTACGCCAAACACCGAGTCACCCACTCTTCTGAATACATAACCAACTCCCGGGGCTTCAAGCTCTTCACTCAATGGTGGACCCCACTTCCTCCAAACAAAACAATTGGCTGCGTAGCCGTTGTCCATGGCTTCACCGGTGAATCCAGCTGGTTCATCCAGCTAACCTCGATTCTCTTTGCTAAAAAGGGGTTCTCTGTCTGTGCTATTGATCACCAAGGCCATGGCTTCTCTGATGGGCTCGACAACTTGATGTATCATATCCCAGATATCAACCCTGTTGTGGAAGACTGCATGCAGTATTTTAAGACGTTCCGTGAGAATCACGCGCCCGATCTGCCGGCTTTTTTGTACTCGGAATCGCTGGGCGGGGCAATAGCCTTGTACATTACGCTACGCGAGAAAGGCGCGTGGGATGGGTTGATTTTGAACGGGGCCATGTGTGGGATTAGTGCCAAGTTCAAACCCCCGTGGCCTTTGGAGCATTTACTGTTTGTAGTTGCAGCGGTGGTGCCCACTTGGAGAGTGGTCCCAACGCGTGGATCGTTGCCTGAGGTGTCGTTTAAGGAAGAGTGGAAGGCGAAGTTGGCGTTTGCGAGCCCGAAGAGGGTGGCAATGAGGCCACGCGCGGCTACAGCATTTGAGCTTATCAGAGTATGCAAGGAACTTCAAGGGAGGTTTGGGGAGGTGGATGTGCCTTTGTTGGTTGTGCATGGTGGTGATGACATGGTGTGTGACCCTGCCTGCGCCAAGGAGTTGTTTGAACGCGCTGCGAGCACGGATAGGACATTGAAGATTTACCCTGGCATGTGGCATCAGTTGGTTGGCGAGTCCGAGGAGAATGTCAATTTGGTGTTTGGGGATATAGTTGAGTGGCTAGAAAACCGTGCCAAACGAGGGGGTGTGGCCACCGACGGTGACGCGTGA
- the LOC133697025 gene encoding uncharacterized protein LOC133697025 — protein MDEVFSRMGGKVKSSITDSTIMSMLHSRMDKAHERVHSKEGVIARLHEISKFYELAVMQLEGCLKFVLEEADSSLESSDEEALGDLAEIRDRLEGRLRETELAIAEKDRELTERLENEMKLRHELELKERELESLRATLELERTKTDGIEEQVLGNLVSGDGNRDEGFSELKDSVDQQVWNIKQQLDPEDENIDKRRYHGFESLRVEQMSSDMDILKETMGLAFEKMQNAIFLSELEPTEQQLGWTIEKAVVVILIKGFMGDIQENFTAEVRRWQKQVSIGLGKHLADLMKEITCLQHEPEPLSISHSGRESRISMKMKGKSSSEGDISYTPDDFTVRVGKIDQMKQLNVEDSEEDSAHYVAKMIKSHETITRRKREELKLQKLEILKEKGCPCYRRSERGPVSPRQIFRDVTAKLGNLLDWRENLDESFGYHGGEDHEETSSTKMLYHFDMKDHGTDALEKLNSFSISHDANEKLHNVIRRLKMEKEDTNLQNVIVEDTYITLLEGLIHECCAELRSYDIAILVREGIYEHILKEIVNECDEKMQGDKIEDQITEEMFYLVSREALKDCCCTLDSVLTECRHARAERNCFQEHTLEGTTREEILSTFFTEIFKEWNEAVERCDGESIVNEDIDRIAFEETIRDMASTRIVSKFKELKYPGNSVDCVAQGNSFFEDVEYSVKEDVFMVFLKEMSKEWKAEIDYYDYEILIREEIFILIVVEAMAETHTISGETTAQDRFRILEDFTSADKLHISQDIGKEEHLVQKQDSQPEHIKFENSKRQASPAMKEYKTPLHVVALKHEELNKSQHTRELLTEIDSTSISVCSEVKKALEQVATSKGLLRELRSSLGVAVEDTERFDEEVKVNLSNSDFTPILEFSQVLMDFKRIVEKKLVLNILRVEEAIHYLNPLVELVSLQRREDLLYKKAFLRRCENLRRAETEVDLLGDQVDVLLSLLDKIYRTLYHYSPALQQFSEVSDILKMIEEELIGAARASGK, from the exons ATGGATGAGGTATTCAGTAGGATGGGTGGTAAGGTTAAATCCTCCATAACAGATTCCACTATCATGTCTATGCTGCACTCTAGAATGGACAAGGCACATGAAAGAGTCCACTCCAAGGAAGGAGTTATTGCACGTTTACATGAGATATCAAAGTTTTACGAGTTGGCAGTGATGCAGTTGGAAGGGTGTCTGAAGTTTGTTCTTGAAGAAGCTGACAGCAGTCTTGAAAGCAGTGATGAAGAGGCTTTAGGGGACTTGGCAGAAATTAGAGACCGTCTTGAAGGTCGGCTTAGAGAAACTGAGCTTGCCATCGCAGAAAAGGATAGAGAGTTAACGGAGAGGttagaaaatgaaatgaagctTAGGCATGAATTGGAACTCAAAGAAAGAGAATTGGAATCTTTACGTGCCACTCTGGAGCTTGAGAGAACAAAGACCGATGGCATTGAGGAGCAGGTTCTTGGCAATCTGGTAAGTGGCGATGGGAATAGAGATGAAGGATTTTCTGAGCTGAAGGATTCAGTAGATCAACAGGTGTGGAATATCAAACAACAACTTGACCCTGAAGATGAAAATATTGATAAGAGGAGATATCATGGTTTTGAAAGTTTGAGGGTTGAGCAGATGAGCTCAGACATGGACATCTTGAAAGAAACCATGGGTCTTGCTTTTGAAAAGATGCAGAATGCCATTTTCTTGTCGGAGTTGGAGCCGACTGAGCAACAGTTAGGGTGGACAATTGAGAAAGCTGTAGTAGTTATCTTGATCAAAGGTTTCATGGGGGATATCCAGGAGAATTTCACAGCAGAAGTAAGGAGGTGGCAGAAGCAAGTTTCCATAGGCTTGGGCAAGCATTTGGCGGATTTGATGAAAGAGATAACATGCTTGCAACACGAACCAGAGCCTCTTAGCATCTCCCACAGCGGTCGCGAGAGCAGGATTTCTATGAAAATGAAAGGGAAGTCTTCATCAGAAGGGGACATTTCTTATACCCCTGACGATTTCACTGTAAGAGTTGGAAAAATAGACCAGATGAAGCAGCTGAACGTAGAGGATTCTGAAGAAGACAGCGCGCACTACGTTGCTAAGATGATAAAGAGTCATGAAACAATCACCAGGAGAAAACGTGAAGAGCTTAAATTACAGAAACTAGAAATTCTCAAGGAAAAAGGGTGTCCATGCTATAGGAGATCAGAAAGGGGCCCTGTTAGTCCAAGACAAATATTCCGAGATGTTACTGCAAAACTGGGAAATTTACTCGACTGGAGGGAAAATCTTGATGAGTCTTTTGGTTACCATGGAGGTGAAGATCACGAGGAAACTTCTTCAACGAAGATGCtgtatcattttgatatgaaagATCATGGCACTGACGCTTTGGAGAAGTTGAATAGCTTCTCAATTTCTCATGATGCAAATGAGAAACTGCATAATGTAATAAGAAGGCTGAAAATGGAGAAAGAAGATACAAATTTGCAAAATGTGATAGTAGAAGACACTTACATTACTCTTTTGGAAGGCTTAATACATGAATGCTGCGCTGAGTTACGTAGTTATGACATTGCGATCCTGGTAAGAGAAGGTATATATGAACATATTTTGAAGGAAATTGTCAACGAGTGTGATGAGAAAATGCAAGGTGATAAGATTGAAGATCAGATTACAGAGGAGATGTTTTATCTTGTCTCCAGAGAGGCACTGAAGGATTGTTGCTGTACTCTCGACTCTGTGTTAACTGAGTGCCGGCATGCCAGAGCTGAAAGGAATTGTTTTCAAGAACATACTTTAGAGGGAACAACAAGGGAGGAAATATTGTCAACCTTCTTCACAGAAATTTTCAAGGAATGGAATGAGGCTGTAGAACGGTGTGACGGTGAAAGCATAGTTAATGAAGATATTGATCGTATTGCCTTTGAAGAGACCATCAGAGACATGGCAAGCACTCGCATAGTAAGCAAATTCAAAGAGTTGAAATATCCTGGGAATAGTGTGGATTGTGTTGCTCAGGGTAATAGTTTTTTCGAGGACGTAGAATATTCAGTGAAGGAGGATGTCTTTATGGTTTTCCTTAAAGAAATGTCTAAGGAATGGAAGGCAGAGATAGATTACTATGATTATGAAATCCTCATCAGAGAAgaaattttcatattaattgtTGTGGAGGCAATGGCAGAAACTCATACCATTTCTGGGGAAACTACAGCCCAGGATCGCTTCAGAATATTGGAAGATTTCACCTCTGCTGACAAGTTACATATAAGTCAAGATATTGGTAAAGAGGAGCAtttggttcaaaaacaagattcaCAGCCAGAGCATATTAAATTCGAAAATTCGAAACGCCAAGCAAGTCCTGCAATGAAGGAATACAAAACACCCCTTCACGTAGTGGCACTGAAACATGAAGAACTGAACAAATCTCAGCACACGAGAGAATTGTTGACTGAGATAGATAGCACTTCAATTTCAGTTTGTAGCGAAGTTAAGAAAGCTTTGGAACAGGTAGCTACGAGTAAAGGACTACTGAGAGAGTTAAGATCAAGTTTAGGTGTTGCTGTTGAAGATACAGAAAGATTTGATGAGGAGGTCAAAGTAAACCTATCTAACTCTGATTTTACACCTATCCTGGAATTTTCACAAGTATTAATGGACTTTAAGCGAATAGTGGAAAAGAAATTAGTGCTGAACATTTTAAG GGTGGAGGAAGCAATTCATTATCTGAATCCACTCGTTGAACTTGTTTCCTTGCAAAGGAGAGAGGATTTGCTTTATAAAAAGGCTTTTCTAAGGAGATGCGAGAATCTCAGAAGGGCTGAAACTGAG GTGGATCTGCTAGGTGATCAAGTGGATGTACTTTTAAGCCTGCTTGACAAGATATACAGGACACTGTATCACTATTCGCCTGCGTTGCAACAGTTTTCTGAG GTCTCGGATATTTTGAAAATGATCGAGGAAGAATTAATTGGGGCCGCTCGTGCTTCTGGCAAGTGA